A stretch of the Chanos chanos chromosome 1, fChaCha1.1, whole genome shotgun sequence genome encodes the following:
- the cdo1 gene encoding cysteine dioxygenase type 1 isoform X2, producing the protein MEQTEVMKPETLNDLINILHKLFEADEINVEEVQDIMESYESKPEEWMKYAKFDQFRYTRNLVDEGNGKFNLMLLCWGEGHGSIHDHTDSHCFMKLLQGQLKETLFEWPDHKSHGAMVQKSQRILQENQCAYINDSIGLHRVENVSHTECAVSLHLYSPPFQQCQTFDQRTGHKNTVKMTFWSKFGARTPFEATVSQENN; encoded by the exons ATGGAGCAAACTGAAGTAATGAAACCAGAAACGCTTAACGACTTGATTAACATTTTGCACAAACTTTTCGAGGCTGATGAGATCAATGTGGAAGAGGTGCAAGATATTATGGAATCTTATGAGAGCAAACCTGAAGAGTGGATGAAATATGCAAAATTTGACCAGTTCAG GTACACCAGGAATCTGGTTGATGAGGGCAATGGGAAATTCAACCTTATGTTACTGTGCTGGGGAGAAGGACACGGCAG TATCCATGATCACACGGACTCCCACTGTTTCATGAAGCTGCTTCAAGGCCAGCTGAAGGAGACGCTCTTTGAGTGGCCCGACCACAAATCGCATGGGGCCATGGTCCAGAAGTCGCAGCGCATCTTGCAAGAAAACCAGTGCGCTTACATAAACG ATTCCATCGGCCTGCACAGAGTGGAGAACGTGAGTCACACTGAGTGCGCAGTCAGTCTGCATCTGTACAGTCCCCCATTCCAGCAGTGTCAGACCTTTGACCAGAGAACAGGACACAagaacacagtgaaaatgacCTTCTGGAGTAAATTTGGGGCGAGGACTCCATTT GAAGCAACAGTCTCACAAGAAAACAACTGA
- the tmed7 gene encoding transmembrane emp24 domain-containing protein 7 has translation MCNGYIRVLVQVLCAHLLCGWVHGSELTFELPDNAKQCFYEDIIIGTKCTLEFQVVTGGHYDVDCRLEDPDGAVLYKEMKKQYDSFTFNAPKNGTYKFCFSNEFSTFTHKTVYFDFQVGDDPPLFPNENRVTALTQMESACVSIHEALKSVIDYQTHFRLREAQGRSRAEDLNTRVAFWSIGEAVILLVVSISQVVLLRSFFSDKKTTTTRVGS, from the exons ATGTGCAACGGGTACATCAGGGTGTTGGTGCAGGTGCTATGTGCCCATCTCCTTTGTGGATGGGTGCATGGCTCCGAGCTTACCTTCGAGTTACCAGACAACGCTAAACAGTGTTTCTACGAGGATATCATAATCGGCACAAAGTGTACCCTTGAGTTTCAG GTAGTAACTGGGGGGCACTACGATGTTGACTGTCGCCTGGAGGATCCAGACGGGGCGGTACTctacaaagaaatgaaaaagcagtATGACAGCTTTACATTCAACGCTCCCAAAAACGGCACTTACAAGTTCTGCTTCAGCAATGAGTTCTCCACCTTTACACACAAGACGGTTTATTTTGACTTTCAAGTTGGTGATGACCCTCCTTTATTTCCCAATGAAAACAGAGTGACTGCTTTGACTCAG ATGGAGTCTGCTTGTGTCTCCATCCACGAAGCCTTGAAGTCAGTGATTGACTATCAAACACACTTCCGCCTGCGGGAAGCACAGGGTCGCAGCCGGGCAGAGGACCTCAACACCAGAGTGGCTTTCTGGTCTATCGGAGAGGCCGTTATCTTGTTGGTGGTCAGTATTAGCCAGGTCGTGTTGCTGAGGAGCTTCTTCTCCGATAAGAAGACAACAACAACTCGCGTTGGATCGTAA
- the cdo1 gene encoding cysteine dioxygenase type 1 isoform X1: MEQTEVMKPETLNDLINILHKLFEADEINVEEVQDIMESYESKPEEWMKYAKFDQFRYTRNLVDEGNGKFNLMLLCWGEGHGSSIHDHTDSHCFMKLLQGQLKETLFEWPDHKSHGAMVQKSQRILQENQCAYINDSIGLHRVENVSHTECAVSLHLYSPPFQQCQTFDQRTGHKNTVKMTFWSKFGARTPFEATVSQENN, from the exons ATGGAGCAAACTGAAGTAATGAAACCAGAAACGCTTAACGACTTGATTAACATTTTGCACAAACTTTTCGAGGCTGATGAGATCAATGTGGAAGAGGTGCAAGATATTATGGAATCTTATGAGAGCAAACCTGAAGAGTGGATGAAATATGCAAAATTTGACCAGTTCAG GTACACCAGGAATCTGGTTGATGAGGGCAATGGGAAATTCAACCTTATGTTACTGTGCTGGGGAGAAGGACACGGCAG CAGTATCCATGATCACACGGACTCCCACTGTTTCATGAAGCTGCTTCAAGGCCAGCTGAAGGAGACGCTCTTTGAGTGGCCCGACCACAAATCGCATGGGGCCATGGTCCAGAAGTCGCAGCGCATCTTGCAAGAAAACCAGTGCGCTTACATAAACG ATTCCATCGGCCTGCACAGAGTGGAGAACGTGAGTCACACTGAGTGCGCAGTCAGTCTGCATCTGTACAGTCCCCCATTCCAGCAGTGTCAGACCTTTGACCAGAGAACAGGACACAagaacacagtgaaaatgacCTTCTGGAGTAAATTTGGGGCGAGGACTCCATTT GAAGCAACAGTCTCACAAGAAAACAACTGA